The DNA segment gaaatccgcctgcctctgcctcctgagtgctgggattaaaggtgtgcaccaccacgcccagctagccagctaactttttaaaaaagagattatcCTGTTTTATCTGGGTGGATTAAAAGTAATCCTAGAGTTTTTTCATTCGAAAGTGGGATTTCTAAGAATTGGACAAGAGAAAGGTCTGGTCAGCCATGGCTGGCTTTGAGTTGCAAGAAGGGGAATATAAGCAAAGGAAGGGATGCAGCTTCTCGAAtctagaaagttaaaaaaaaacagactctGTCCCCGGTCTCCAGAAGTTACTAGAAACCTCTTGATATCAGACCAGTAAGTCCTTTTCAGATTTTGGTCTCAGAATTGCAATCATTTGGAtgaaatttcatttcttattacACATAAGTATCTTGGAGATATCATTATTCCAGTATCATCTCACATGAGCACTTACCTTGATACCAAAAGTGAATactgtcattattattttaaatatgagcgCTAGGCACAACTGCCAGATAGCCGAATATACTCCAACGCCTGCTGGACGGTCAGGAATATCGTCAACAATTTTACTGGCATTCATGTCATTTCTGTagtcacagagagaggaggattcCAACGGCCCGCAATCTGTAAACAGCTCTTTAATCAGCTCACTGGTGTTGAGCCTTGTGTATGGGTTGGGGAAGGCTATCACAGCAGTAATGGCTGCAACAATAATGACTTCGAGAACAGGATATTTTCCAAATTTGGTGGACTTGCGTCGACGACACCAGGCAATATTTGCCCTAATAAAAAAAGCTCCCCAAAGCCCTCCAAATACCCCTAGGAGAATAAAGGGAAACAGTTCAAAAAGGTACCATGGTGTATGATACTCCACATAAAAAAGGACCAGACGGCTGTTACCAAATGGATTGATGGATCTCAAAACAAACGCTGCCACCAAAGCAGCAAAAAATGATCTCCATAAAGTTTTGAGAGGAAAATAATAACTAacctaaaaaacagaaaagaaaaattaatgctATCACCTATTTCAGAGTAACTATAacttgaataaatataaaatttaagtgaCTCAAGCTTCATTGCAGTTTGAATTTACGTGATTTGTCCTAATTAAAAAGGGatgctttttctttgactatcATATAACTACAACTTCACAATAACTGATTTTGAATGTCTAATAATCACCTAGACTACAAAGAACTGTTTAGTTTTCTAGAAGAGTTTCATATCTAACACAATTATGCTAGCCATAAGTATCTCCTTAGTAACTCTTGTTAACTATTAAAGATGGAGTTGATTTGTctcatctataaaaaaaaaaaatacatattccaTTGAAGCAATAACATTATTTCCTTAGATATCAGTAACTGTTTAAGAAATAatcatacaaaaagaaaaaagaaacaatcataCAAACTTTAAACAAatcataaaactttattaaaacttGGCTTACCAACTGATTTAAAATAGTCAAAATAAAACTACAGCTATAATTTAGCCAGCAGATATATAGGTTTTAGAGGTTTCCACTGAGTTAACTTCACAGTTTGCTAGTTTTAAAGATGTCAAGTTCAGTTAGAAACAATTACTACTATCTAAACATGAACAAAAGGTTTAAAGcagaaggctggagaggtgggtcagcAATAAAGTGCAGATACTGCTCTTATAGAAAATTCAAGTTTGGCACCCAGCATCTCCACCCAGTGGCTCATAACAGCCtgcaactgcagctccaggggatttgatgccctcttctgacttctgtggtcaCCTGCAACTCACCCGCATATAACTCaaacacatatccatacacagaatttaaaaacaaatcttaacaaaaataaaacattaataaaaattaattaataaaaaataaaaattttctgtaGTTATCAGTTttgtataaaacattttttacgGAGAACTACTTTAAaactgtataaaaaaataaagttaaaatcttAAGTTCTATTACactagcaataaaaataaagtatgcaCCAAGCTACAATTTTAATGCGATTCTTTTTTACATACCTCCTCCAAGCTAAAAAGAACTCCTCCAATGGGCGCACCGAAAGCCACAGAAACCCCAGCAGCGGAGGCAGCTGACAGCACCTAGGAAAAGGGTGTGGCTGGTTTCGAAAGTTCCCTCACCAATcaaacacaccaaacacaccTCTGTATTCCGGGCTATTCCAGGGCCACTTCTGATCGTAACCTGTGTGTCCTCCTTGCAAAGCAAGGGAGGCAAGTACTCATTTCttctaaactattttttttctttgctgctttAATTTAAAACTCATTTGTACTTTTTCTATACTGTCAAAACATTAATGCCAAATATACAATGAATGTACTCTAAAGAGAAAGCAATGAATACAGGCAACCTTCAATACTTATGTTGGTACAaattggggagagagaggaaactgtggAATGGGGTacatgtttacttattttttaagcAGGATATCATTTCTCCAGATTTTGGAGCTAACTGCTTCACTCATTATTCTAAACCTTATGAAAGACGTTGCAGCCTATTAAACAGTTTCTACTATAACTACCCTAAGCCCTCCGAACATCCCGCCTCACCTGCCCATTCTAAGTATAGTCTAAAAGTACAAACAGAAGCCCCTTTGAGTCACTAACTACATGGTAGAGACAATTTCAAGGAAACTCCACACACTCTCGCGGAACTCCTGGGCAGCTCTCTAGGGGCCTGATCACGGCTGACTCCCACCTGGAGACTGATCAGATTATCATTAAGACTCTTTACTCCTCTCACTACTGTGACCCAGGGGTTACCTGAGGGTACTCTAATCACTTCCTCAAATCACCTAATTTCACAAATTTTCTGGAAGAAAAGATAGAGGAGCTAAAAATCAAGTTGTAATGCGCATGAATTGTTTGAAACTGCTGGGcagaagtcctgcctctgtcatACACTGGCTGTGTGACCATGTAAGTACCctcccatacccacacacacacaccccggtgTCTCCCTGTTCTTGTCTAAGATGATCATGATGTTACCTAACGAATATATATAAAGCACATAGAATATCATCTAGAATCCCATAATACAGGATTtggatatttctttttgtttagcatacctaaatacacacacacacacacacacacacacacacacacacacacacaatagcacAGTAGTTAAAAACGTAACTTTTGGAATCAGAAGAACTAATTTTAAATCCATATTCTGCTACAAACTGTATGCTATCTGAAGCATGTCTGCTGGCTTTTTACGTCCTAGTTTCCTAACTTCTACATGATGGTGGTAGTGCCACAGTAGGATTACTATGGAGTCAATTTTACAACGTAAGCAAATACTTCCAGTGTACCAGATACACAGCAAAGTATatcttttgaatttttatcaaGGATGAAAATATGatacttttaaatgtttcacTTTGGGGATATCTATATACAAGAACAAtactttaatattaatattacaaaGTACTATATAACCTGTACATAGTATATAATTTGTATAATGTACCTTGTATCTACTTTGTATAATATACAAGGaactataattatttatattaaagaaactgataaaaatgtgtgtgttgggggtggggtggagaaggtTGCACTAGTAACAACAGGATGAAAGActagggcctgagttcagtctttgATGCAATGGAAAAGCCACACATTAACAACCGAAGACCTCTGTACCATGTAAGGCTGCCCAGGTCTGGATTAGGGAAATGTAAGGTAAGACCCCCCAGAGACCAGGAGGCTAAGGAAACTCAGTCTGTAGTAGTGCTCAAGATGCTGCTGTCCCTCAGAGACCCCGCAGCAGTAGAGAAGCCTAGCTAAAGCTCAGGTATGCTTTAATGGCCTGCTAGGAAAATGCATGTTGCTCTAGAACAGTAAAAGAACAGGGTAAGGTATCTGAATAAAGATTTCCCACGCTCCCTGGAAATTTGACTTAAACTTTGAAAGTCCTGAAAGCCCTCAGAACTTTGCCATGGTGCTTCCAAGAAAGGTTTCTGTGTATGATACAGAATTTCCATGGCATTACTCTACCTCCAGGAGGACAATATGGCCCACTTCCCAAGCCTGAAAATGCAGTAATGTCAAAAGTCCAGTGAATAAAAACAGCAAAGGTCTTTGAAGAAATCAAAGGGGTTCTTGCTAGTCTGACTAAACCAGCAGCCGCACTCAAGTCCAGAAAGGTGCAagttaagaaaaaggaaacacactAATCTCAAATTTTAATCTGAATACATGATTTACGTAAGAGTTACAGGAATCTTTATACTAGGAAGTCATTCACTGGACACCAAGTTTCTCTAACATTCATCCTCTGTTGAATGAACTACAAACACCACTTACCTCCCTCTTTTTAGCTTCATTGGTGCTATACTTTGGAAAGAGGTAGGAAAAGATATTTCCACAGCAGCAGGCAACGTGTACCAGGGGGCCTTCTTTTCCTAAACTCAAACCTGATGCCACAGCCAGCACTAACGTGATGGTTTTAATCATTAAAGTCCATTTTCCCAAATAACCCCTGATGATGAATCcactcaaaatagttttaatctacaaagaaatgaagaaggcaATTCAGTTTCCTTTAGAAGACTTGAGAACTTAACTTCACTACAAGTCTCATGTTTCATTCACTCTACTCAACTTTGGCCAAGTATAAAACAattcatactttttaaaacaattcatactttttaaaacaaactttattttatCACATATGATAAATCTGTatcatataattaaatataattaaatttgaaaatttcgGTTGTAGGAATAAGCCCAAGCATTTAGATACATCTCAGTCTGTCAGGAATAAAGACAGTGTGCTTTCTAACCACACTGGAATTGTGTAGAATTCTTATTTATACCACGGACGATGAACAGCAACTGATAACAACTGCAGGTATTGATTAATTTCTAAAGGTATCTTTACCCACAcagcttttaaaaagtcactataatttattttttaaaaatatgagatggctcagaggtaaagtatgctcttccagaggtcctgagttcagttcccagcaaccacatggtggctcataagcatctgtaatcagatctgatgccctcttccagcctatataggcatacatgcaggcagaatgctgtatacataataaataaataaaagtatttttttaaaaatgttagagagaaccctaatttttaaaaagcaaaaaaataaaagtaaatgagtTCAAGCCtaaatgttattctcttttaaattactactggtgaaaaaaaacaaacatctaTACTACTGACCTACTGTAgtcaatttttttccttagaatatAAAATAACCAAGTTTATATGTCATCAGCTTATGTACTATAGTCAACggtcttagaaagaaaagaatatattactATCAGTGTCAAACAGCAAAACATCAACTAAGCCATCAAAGAACTTAAGGCAACAAAACATTtctgaaatttttgttgtttaaacttAATTTTCTTACTTATAAGCTATGTATTAGTGgtgagaaggtgtgtgtgtgtgtgtgtgtgtgtgtgtgtgNNNNNNNNNNNNNNNgagagagagagagagagagagagagagagagagagagagagagagagagagagagagagagagagattctagttgaaccatttctctagcccccagatcatatgttttaaattttctttttcatgttaatagaaagaagaaactattttctaaaaaaaGTACAGTTCCTAAAGATAAAAAGTAGCATACAATTGTCATTTAATGAATATTATATGGCTTACCTCTGGAATCCCAGAACCACAGGCATATGGAGCAAATACTTTCACCAAGGAAACGGCAAGAAAGGCAAAACTCAAAGCCCAAAAGATGTACATGATGTAGTTCATGATATACGATCCAGGACCCTAAAATGCAAAAACAGCTCAGAATATGAATGTGATCTACAGTGCACCACTAATTCAAGCACCTGCCACATAAGAAACTGATGTAGAACTTACCATTACTGTTATTCATACTTTTAGGTTTGCATTAAGATATGCTGCCCAGACTGAGTTCAAAATTCTAAACTcaagaaatcctcttgcctcagtttccttcccaaGTAGGTGGAACTACAAAAGCACATgctagcacatacacacatctgggTAAAAGTTGTAAAAGCCTCAATGTTTATTCCCACTATACTAAAAGCTCTACGTGAACAAGGTCTGTCACACCTCGCCCTAAACCCACATCCTGACCATGGGACTCATGTGATTATGCAGTAAGTGCCACACAGGCTGCTGAAGACCATCTGCACTTGCCCTCACTGTGCATATCTTCCATTCCTGCTACAGAGGTTTGCTTTTTCACTTACGCCTAGCAGAAACTAACTCCAGCAAGCACTTACCTCTGCTTGGCCAATGATTAACTCTGCCCATGTTTTCCACTGTGGACATTTATCCCTCTCTTCAAACGTCGTCTCATTAGAGCCCCAACAACACTGTTCATGGTTGTACCACAATGCACTGAGGCAGATGCCCTCCTTCAGGTCAGTCATCCAGTCAGCAGCAATGTCTATCAATCCAGCTAGTGCCCCTGTAAGAATGCAATGGAAATGGTCCAAAATATGGCTGCCTATGTAGACAAGAGTTGAAACTATCTAGTTAAGGACtaatgaaaagcaaaaatcatCCCATAGATAAAGGGTcagttaagaattgttttctaagTAAATGGTATTCTTTGTTTGGAATTAAAACCAACtcacattattaaaattaattacaacttaaagagagaaaaagttaCTTTAAAAGTACTAAAATACTCATCATAACTCTGGCAACTGCAATCAGGACTTTTGGTTAGCATGTTTCCATCTAGTCAGTAGACTTATGACACAGAGCTCATTAAAATGTAATGCTTGTACagagccatggtggcacacacctttaatatcagcacttgggaggcagaggaaggtagaattagatctctgttgagtttaaggccagcctttgTCAATGTATCATGTACCAgtatagccagagctacatattgAGATTGTCTCAatacaaaataatagaataaaatgttctataaaaagTATAATTGAGGAAATTCATATCATACGCTGAATTATTCATGGAAGTTtgaaaattttcttaattaacagAAAGCTATACATATAAAGATTATCTTAGTgacaaaatactgaaaatatataaagtCATGATCAAATTAGATAAGAAATCAATAGGTCAGACACACTGAGCACAAAATTCTTAATGCATGCCACTTATCAATACTTCTCTCTAGTCCCCACAAATATCTtaccttttcctgttttctgtcttgCCTGATGGACATGGAGAGTGATTCTACTACTGTCAGCTGCTAGAAGCTCAACCTCTCTCTAGGGACTTAGCAGTCACAGTGGACAGTGCAGGACTAAAGCACAGACCAATTAGTGAGCCACCTATCACTTCAAAGTTGTGGGCCAGCACTGAACTTTTTGCTTTAGTCCTCTATCTGCACCATGGTATGGCAGTGTTAATGATGAGACTTAAAGCCATGCAGAGCTGCTAGAGGGCTGCATGGCAATGAGTATAAACTACTAGTTATACTAAACACACGCTATTTCATTCATCCAAACCACTGATCACAGATGGAAACAGGATCTAGAAAGATCAGCCAAATTGATAAGACAAAGCGCCCAGTCAATTAGACTCAGAAGCCTCAGTCTCCTGATCTCATATTTACTTTTTTCCAAGAAATGTGAACACTCTAAAAAATTCTAATATACCCTAAAAGGGGGTAGGGGGTTATCCAGTTAACTTAAAATCAAAGCCAAGCAAGATAAAGCAAAGGTTTCCCTTAAACCTTTCCCTTACCTGACGCCAGTCCGGTCAGTGTAACTACAAGCCATCCTGACCAGGCATCGTACAGACTTTTTGTCATTTCCCatgctgattctttttttttactgttgatCTGAAATTACAAATATGTTCCATTTCTTAAACTGTATTTCTACAATGTTTGATTCTACTTAATTTTCTCAAGTCTCATAACACAGAAAGTACCTTGTAAATTAAAGAATAACAAAGCAAATTTGGGGTAAAAATCACTCTGTAGGGCAGTTGTACCTAAAAGCCAAAGAACACACACCAAGCAGAgatctatttgttttttaaaaagaacatatggATTTGACTGGTGGGACCTGTGGACCACATGGAAGTCTAATCTACACTGTTTCAAACCTTATCTGTTACACACAGATAGTTTACACATCACAAGTTAGATAATATAGCTGTAAACGTCTATCTTCAGTACTTTAGTAACATAATTATGttgaaaagttaaaattaataaacaaaaactgctcaaaaatataatatatgagtCACACGGGCAGAGACACCCTCCCCCCAAGTTATAGACTTGTGAATACATAGGTGTAGAGCTCTAATCCTACTTGTAACAATCAAAGACTTCCCTGCAAGCCAGAAAGAAAACTGTCCTCAACTGATTGACTGTATGCAGTTAAGAGATTAACAAGAAGGAAGCGGATTTGATGCAAATCTCCCCTCATTCAGAATAGCAGGGTAAGCTTGTCTCCCCAGGAATGCACTTCTAAACCCATCCCAACTAGCTTCTCTTGTCTTGCTCAAAGCTTAGCTTTAAGAAGCTCTCTTGTCCATCTAGGGCCACAAGGCTCAATTGCCTGTAGAAAAGTGCAACAAGAATTCAATGACCTGATCTATTTCCAGTGGATCATCTATTTCCAGTGGATCATCTATTCAAAAGCCACAGGACCAATTAAAAAGACACAGTGAATGAGAAAATCATATCCCTTTCAAATAGAAGCATCCAAACAGATAAACCACTTTTTAGAGTGTCTTACAAACGGTCACTAAATTCCACTTTGCTTTTCCTTGATAAAAaataagcttatttttaaaagatagtattAAGTCATTTTCAGGCAGTCTCTGCCATTCTTCTTATTCCTCTGTTTGTACACAACAGATATTTAATAAACTCTTGCTGGTGCATTTTCAGTACAGAAACACTGTGTGTAAAATAGTGTTGATTCATCACCAAGCTACAAAAGTATAGATACCACCTAAATGTTTAACAATATGGTATTGGTTAAATAAGCTGCACTgctttcttaaaacaacaacaactacaaaaaagaaaaaaaaaaaaacaaaaatacccactGGTAATAGTACCTGTCACTTggtaaacaaattaaaaacaataaagtattCTTACTCAGTGGAAATTTTCCGATACTTGTATTATGATACTACCTTATAAAAAGTATCAATATGAGATAAAATAGTTCTCAAAGAAAACTCCACAGACAATCAGGAAGAccatgaaccccccccccccaagctctgCATGAGAAACTATTTCCAGCTTAGTAAGATTGTATATGCCTTGAGTTAAATTCCCAGGACCTAACCACtcaagcaaccaagcaaccaagcaaccacTGCTACATCTGACAATCCACATAGATCAGCAAACTAGTATTTTCTAAGTGATAATTTCATGTTAAGAACATGCATTCTCAAAGTTCAAGGTAAAGCAATGGATTTTAATTTAACAAAGCTGGAGTTAAGACAGTTTAAAATGCACCTAAGAGCTAATCTTTTACAAACTACTATGATGAAAAGCAGATATGAGAATCCATCAGTCTTTTATTAAGCCAGGCAATCATGAagactactaaaaaaaaaagaaaaatcactctgCAAATAccttttaattttggaaaatgtattatttttatattagttatATTTAAAGTAGTGGGTTTACAGTTATAATATTTAAGtgaattagtatttttaaatgttctaaagCTTAACACTTAACAAGGAGATATTAATTCATACAAACAACTTTCTTGAGGCTCCTCGGTACTTTTTCTAGTTCAGAGAGTATTGAGTACAAAACAAATGGATCACTGGATGAGAGCAGCGAGTCCTCGGGCTTCTCTTCAGTTACACCCTCAGGGCAAGAGCACCTCAACAATCTGTACTTTCCACACATAGCACAGTCTAGTGCAAACTCAGGCTTCACATAAAAGCAGACACCAATCAAAAGGTTACAACTAATTTTCGTAAAGTTATTTTACAAGTAAATTTCAAATACCACAAATAAATAAGGGGCTTtggaaattttgaatttttactttAGAGAAAATTTTCATCTATTTTGGAAAAAGTACATTTTAGATTATACCAGTGTGCATTCACTATACTGTGGGATTTGGAGTTGGGATTGTTCTgccttgagatagggtcttgttaTTTAGCCTACACTGGGTTCCTGCAACTCAGCCTCTTgatgctgaaattacagacatgaaACTACTACGCCTCAATTTTCTTTCTGGCATCCCTTTGGTGGGGATCAATGGCTTATTATGTACACAAAAAACTTTATCCAGGGTACTTGAGAAATACCTCAGCATTCATTACCGGTAAAATGTTAAGGAACTGCAAAATCCTACAaagtgatgttttgttttgttttctggtacaTTATCTTCCTTTCATATTAGACTTAGCAACAACGTTCCTTTTGCATTAGCTGCTGAGAGGCTGAAAGCAAGTATCTCGGTGACCTCATTAAGCTTGGCCCATCTTCCCCCGTTCCTATGCTGCATTTCTCCCTTTCTATCCTAATGTGTCtaactgtatttgttttgttgctgttgtttttaaactaCCTCAAACCCTGTACAGAAGAACACAGAATACAAAGGAACTACAGAGGAAACATCaagacaaagcagagaaaatgtaTCCCatgtcaaaatatattttaatgtataatgtTTTAGTGGCCTGCAATCAGTGGCAGAAATACAATTGTAAATGATCCATCttgcacaatttttaaaatactgaaactACTCACCCGTCTGTGCCTTTCTCTGTCCTTACACTTCTCTCGCACCCAGTCAATAGTATGGAAGTCATCATATGTACCGACCCCTGGGATAGGCTCATCCAAAAGATCCAGCAAGTGTGTGGAGCTGTTAATGCTGCCTCCATTTGTCATTGTATAATGAGTTCCTGCAGGACAAAAAAGCCTATTTTATAAGCTAACAGTGAGTTTTGCAACTTCTTTAGAAATTGGTAAGTTGCAAATGTTATCACAAATCACTGAAAAGTAGAGGAAACATTGATTATCCAAAATTAGAAATAAGGCAAAAATAATATTCATGACCTCGCACAGTTCTATTAGCAAGCAGCCTAATGGTCACCTGATACTCTGGCCGAGAGAATTCTGTATGAATTACTACCACTGACCATTGGTAACAAAACAGACTCCATGAAattagaagacaacttttgaAGACTGATAACTGAAAATGATTTTCATCTAGTAAAACGTAAGTTGTTGCTTTCTAGTAGGAAAGATAACTCTCAGATTTGtaaccttttttgttgttttatgaatTTTCTTTGCTTCACAAACTACAAACATGTCTGCCTCACAGGTTCTCCTCTGAGTCAGTTTTATCAAGCTGGTTTCTTCATTAGGGCTAAATACATCTTTGACAccttttactatattttatacgattaaacaaacttaaagaaggTCCTGGAATGCTAAGAGACAACTGGGGAATTGAAGAAATACAGGCAGCTTTTAATTATGATAATAAGTTCAATCTAAGacatgaaataaaatgcaaatttttaaGTATGTAACTGCACTGAGCTGTTAGTTTTGTGGAGAGGCCTTGACAAAAAGTCCGTATATTAAATCCAGCCCTTTGGGAAGAGAGAGCTATCTAACCTAACTGTGGCAGTCTGACCGTGACGCTTTTATAGGCTCCGCTACCTACAGACTTAGTCCCCGACAGAGCCacttggaaggattaggaggtgtgtccttgttggaggagatgtgtctgtggggtgggctttgagatttccaaAGCCCACccaagcccagtgtctctctgtgcgtctgtctctccttcctttgtaCCCTGTCTCCCTACTGCCTATGGGacttcagctactgctccagtgccatgcctgcccaCTTCTCCCCATGGTAATGGTCCTAACCCTaggaaactgtaagcaaacccccaattaaatgcttcttttaaagtaagagttgccttggtatcTCTTCAGAACAATACAACAGAAACcaggatatacatacataatcTCAAACCAGCAAGTTCACTAGTAGGAATTTGTCTTTTAAGATTCTATCTGTACAATCTTAGAACAAATTAAAACTGAGCATAGTATGGGCAGAATTTCCTAGAACgtgttatagaaaacaaaaacatatggaTGCTAAAATATTTATAGTCTGATACAAAAGTCAGTTAACAGCTAGAGAGGGCAAGTATTTTAGACATGAAAGCCAATTCTGCCACTGTACCACAAAATAAGGTACAGAAATACATTACTAGATAGATATGAAAGCACTCTAACAAAAGTTTTTAAACCGGGTGTAAAGttgccttttaaaatacaaaagaatggagcttgagagatggctcatcagttacgagcactatctgctcttccaggggtcctgagttcaattcccagcaactacaaggcagctcacaactatctataatgtgatctggtgccctcttgtggcttGTAGGTGTCCATGCAAATAAAGcactcatgcataaaataaataaataaacctaaatcaaacaaaaaaaaaaaaaaaaaaaaaaaaaagaaagagatgaaggcaAGAGTTGTCATGTGGCCACAGTTTTCCAACCCTTAAATCTACAGACTTTGtgccaaaaataaatttaaaataaatttacatttaaaatgagaCCTATTTTTCCCTGCCTTTTAAGGACTAAGCAAATTTCCTAGACGACCTTTGCTCTGCTGTCTTTCTGCTTTAAATGGACACATTCACTTTTATGTAGAGATAAAGAAATAATTGCAAATATATCATCAAAAAAGCTATCATATGGCAATGGCAGAAGCAGAAGTTTttgctagagagtaagaaagacaTCTCAGGATGTCAGCAAGAGGTCCCCTACATAAACTGGAGATGAATGAAGTAGGAGCTTCCATCCTGACCCAGAAACTTTAGCACAGCTAAGATACAAGCTAATGAAATACACTGTGGGTTACAAACCATTCCCTCATAATTCAAATGCCTAGAAACAAAGTATGAAATGCAAGtgtctatttccttttcctttaaagATACAATCCCCGCATTGTAATATTTACATTCATTACATAAAACACATTCATACTATATTTAAAGCTTTAAACACATTTTCaagaataaaatgtcatttatcaAATTATAAAAGCATATCTTGGCAAATGTAAGAATATCTACTTTGCTTTCTTTATGGTAACATTAAAACTGGGATTTGGAGGAAAGTGTCAAGAACCCCTGTGTCTTTATGGAACGCTGAACGATACTTTGTGGTATTTATAGCAAAACGAAAAAGGATACTCTcacaagaacaaaccaaatacACCCAAGTAAAGgaagttttgaaaataaaggtattttattCCTCAAACTGTTAGCTGGGCggggtggcatacacctttactctcagcactaggaaggcagaggcagttggatctatGAGCTTGTGGCCAGCCTGGCTGGTCAtaatagtaagttccagggcagacaggacacacagagagaacttgtctcagagATAAAGAATGAGCAATGAACTGTCCTGAATTAAAAGAGACATGACATCTAA comes from the Mus pahari chromosome 19, PAHARI_EIJ_v1.1, whole genome shotgun sequence genome and includes:
- the Clcn3 gene encoding H(+)/Cl(-) exchange transporter 3 isoform X2 yields the protein MDASSDPYLPYDGGGDSIPLRELHKRGTHYTMTNGGSINSSTHLLDLLDEPIPGVGTYDDFHTIDWVREKCKDRERHRRINSKKKESAWEMTKSLYDAWSGWLVVTLTGLASGALAGLIDIAADWMTDLKEGICLSALWYNHEQCCWGSNETTFEERDKCPQWKTWAELIIGQAEGPGSYIMNYIMYIFWALSFAFLAVSLVKVFAPYACGSGIPEIKTILSGFIIRGYLGKWTLMIKTITLVLAVASGLSLGKEGPLVHVACCCGNIFSYLFPKYSTNEAKKREVLSAASAAGVSVAFGAPIGGVLFSLEEVSYYFPLKTLWRSFFAALVAAFVLRSINPFGNSRLVLFYVEYHTPWYLFELFPFILLGVFGGLWGAFFIRANIAWCRRRKSTKFGKYPVLEVIIVAAITAVIAFPNPYTRLNTSELIKELFTDCGPLESSSLCDYRNDMNASKIVDDIPDRPAGVGVYSAIWQLCLALIFKIIMTVFTFGIKVPSGLFIPSMAIGAIAGRIVGIAVEQLAYYHHDWFIFKEWCEVGADCITPGLYAMVGAAACLGGVTRMTVSLVVIVFELTGGLEYIVPLMAAVMTSKWVGDAFGREGIYEAHIRLNGYPFLDAKEEFTHTTLAADVMRPRRSDPPLAVLTQDNMTVDDIENMINETSYNGFPVIMSKESQRLVGFALRRDLTIAIESARKKQEGIVGSSRVCFAQHTPSLPAESPRPLKLRSILDMSPFTVTDHTPMEIVVDIFRKLGLRQCLVTHNGRLLGIITKKDILRHMAQTANQDPASIMFN
- the Clcn3 gene encoding H(+)/Cl(-) exchange transporter 3 isoform X4, whose amino-acid sequence is MESEQLFHRGYCRNSYNSITSASSDEELLDGAGAIMDFQTSEDDNLLDGDTAAGTHYTMTNGGSINSSTHLLDLLDEPIPGVGTYDDFHTIDWVREKCKDRERHRRINSKKKESAWEMTKSLYDAWSGWLVVTLTGLASGALAGLIDIAADWMTDLKEGICLSALWYNHEQCCWGSNETTFEERDKCPQWKTWAELIIGQAEGPGSYIMNYIMYIFWALSFAFLAVSLVKVFAPYACGSGIPEIKTILSGFIIRGYLGKWTLMIKTITLVLAVASGLSLGKEGPLVHVACCCGNIFSYLFPKYSTNEAKKREVLSAASAAGVSVAFGAPIGGVLFSLEEVSYYFPLKTLWRSFFAALVAAFVLRSINPFGNSRLVLFYVEYHTPWYLFELFPFILLGVFGGLWGAFFIRANIAWCRRRKSTKFGKYPVLEVIIVAAITAVIAFPNPYTRLNTSELIKELFTDCGPLESSSLCDYRNDMNASKIVDDIPDRPAGVGVYSAIWQLCLALIFKIIMTVFTFGIKVPSGLFIPSMAIGAIAGRIVGIAVEQLAYYHHDWFIFKEWCEVGADCITPGLYAMVGAAACLGGVTRMTVSLVVIVFELTGGLEYIVPLMAAVMTSKWVGDAFGREGIYEAHIRLNGYPFLDAKEEFTHTTLAADVMRPRRSDPPLAVLTQDNMTVDDIENMINETSYNGFPVIMSKESQRLVGFALRRDLTIAIESARKKQEGIVGSSRVCFAQHTPSLPAESPRPLKLRSILDMSPFTVTDHTPMEIVVDIFRKLGLRQCLVTHNGIVLGIITKKNLLEHLERLKQHVEPLTPPWHYNKKRYPPSYGPDGKPRPRFNNVQLSPVDEDGEETEEEVRLLNSTIL